From the genome of Miscanthus floridulus cultivar M001 chromosome 10, ASM1932011v1, whole genome shotgun sequence, one region includes:
- the LOC136487625 gene encoding uncharacterized protein: protein MEDQSPDHISVGSAPKKSSTSSRGRHRNFSSSTCKDFLRKFVDSELLTSSLEDWFSGHSEDCGFRKPAFDVPFDLTELQNFDYALEGVTFQQLVRMPNALYASTSDVFEATAYLALEDFLHAGIKGLWQTFWGPDEAMPFSVACIHSTSSKFYPAEKAISSGKLDGVCATAVLLKNLKHSQGRWDHIVVLALLRPDIGMVSAQGDQEPSPAVLGEALFFALRVLLSRSLGRSSTVVRNSDCVYLLLVDSQFGGVVKVQGDLNKLDFDLNNVYDCAAEWIKKHAKMSVSSIDRVWNKLGNANWGDIGTLQVLIAIFHSMIQFYGEPKYSLHELATEHSSRLQSRRSERHLVDRQANGNGLFRFQQRSHSPEIVEVQEEAAVDVKPHETLRLEIGSVVLMDDAYTQKGFQINDILTDSDPPIYTSTPVEEPTKTYLLYVGSSPSHLEPAWEDMNSWYQVQRQTKVLTVMKQRCISSRYIPQMVSSGRVIHPGPCNKPSSNGSCGHPWCSTPMLVTSPVGETISNLIRNGLFGVEEALRCCHDCLSALAAAASAGIRHGDIRPENVIRVNNGSRHPYFVLIGWGHAILEDRDRPVMNLFFSSTFALQEGKLCGASDAESLIYLLYFSCGGVCPELDSVESALQWRETSWSRRVIQQKLGDISAVLKAFADYVDSLCGTPYPMDYEIWLKRLRRTINEDHGKEVDTSSSS from the exons ATGGAAG ACCAATCGCCTGACCATATATCAGTCGGTTCAGCACCAAAGAAGTCTAGCACTTCCTCACGAGGCCGGCACCGTAATTTCTCATCATCAACATGCAAAGATTTTCTCCGGAAGTTTGTGGACAGTGAGCTTTTAACTTCCAGCCTAGAGGATTGGTTCTCTGGTCACAGTGAAGATTGTGGTTTCAGGAAGCCAGCTTTTGATGTTCCTTTCGACCTTACAGAATTACAGAATTTTGATTACGCTCTGGAGGGTGTTACTTTTCAGCAGCTAGTACGGATGCCAAATGCTCTATATGCATCGACATCAGATGTTTTTGAAGCTACTGCATATCTTGCTTTAGAGGATTTCCTTCACGCAGGCATTAAAGGACTGTGGCAAACTTTCTGGGGTCCTGATGAAGCAATGCCATTCTCAGTTGCCTGTATACACAGCACAAGCTCCAAATTTTATCCTGCTGAGAAGGCTATTAGCAGTGGAAAACTCGATGGTGTTTGTGCAACCGCTGTACTACTGAAGAATTTGAAGCATTCACAAGGAAGATGGGATCATATTGTCGTATTGGCTTTGTTGAGACCTGATATTGGAATGGTTTCCGCACAGGGTGACCAGGAGCCATCTCCTGCTGTCTTAGGGGAGGCACTGTTCTTTGCTCTGCGTGTCCTACTATCTCGAAGCCTTGGCAGATCCTCCACTGTTGTTCGCAATTCAGACTGTGTTTACTTGCTTCTTGTTGATTCACAGTTTGGAGGAGTGGTAAAAGTGCAAGGTGATTTGAACAAGCTGGATTTTGATCTGAACAATGTTTATGACTGTGCTGCTGAATGGATAAAGAAACATGCCAAAATGTCAGTTTCTTCCATAGATCGAGTATGGAACAAACTTGGGAATGCTAACTGGGGAGACATTGGGACCCTTCAGGTTCTCATTGCAATATTTCACTCAATGATCCAATTTTATGGAGAGCCTAAGTATTCTCTCCATGAACTGGCAACTGAACATAGTTCAAGGCTACAAAGTCGAAGATCAGAAAGACATTTGGTTGACAGACAAGCTAATGGTAATGGCTTATTTCGATTCCAACAGCGAAGTCATTCTCCTGAAATTGTCGAAGTTCAGGAGGAAGCAGCTGTTGATGTGAAACCACATGAAACCCTAAGGCTTGAAATAGGATCTGTTGTATTGATGGATGATGCTTACACACAGAAAGGTTTTCAAATCAATGACATCCTAACAGACAGTGATCCTCCTATTTATACTTCTACTCCTGTAGAAGAACCTACGAAAACCTATTTGCTGTATGTAGGCTCCAGTCCTTCTCATTTGGAACCAGCATGGGAGGATATGAACTCTTGGTACCAAGTACAGAGGCAGACCAAAGTACTGACTGTAATGAAGCAACGATGTATTTCTAGCAGATATATACCACAGATGGTATCTTCTGGACGGGTCATCCATCCAGGCCCATGTAACAAGCCTAGCTCAAATGGAAGTTGTGGTCATCCATGGTGCAGTACTCCAATGCTTGTCACCTCACCAGTTGGTGAGACCATTTCAAATCTGATACGGAATGGATTGTTCGGTGTTGAGGAGGCTCTGAGATGTTGCCATGACTGTTTATCGGCTCTTGCTGCAGCAGCTTCTGCAGGAATCCGTCATGGTGATATCCGGCCAGAGAATGTGATCCGTGTCAATAATGGTTCAAGGCATCCATATTTTGTGCTTATTGGATGGGGTCATGCTATCCTAGAAGATAGGGATCGGCCAGTAATGAATCTATTCTTCTCATCTACATTTGCACTCCAGGAAGGAAAACTATGTGGAGCATCTGACGCAGAAAGTTTAATTTATCTTCTATATTTCTCTTGTGGTGGAGTTTGCCCCGAGCTTGACTCTGTTGAAAGTGCACTTCAGTGGAGGGAGACATCATGGTCGAGGAGAGTTATCCAGCAGAAGTTGGGCGACATCTCAGCAGTGTTAAAAGCTTTTGCGGATTACGTCGACAGCCTTTGTGGAACTCCATACCCGATGGACTATGAGATCTGGTTGAAACGACTGCGAAGAACAATAAATGAAGATCATGGGAAGGAGGTTGACACGTCCTCATCAAGTTAA
- the LOC136487629 gene encoding uncharacterized protein has translation MLNMLDGSELRVVSSSEEKVELSFRSNYNPSLPNSVRLNIDKTFVILKGSSGFYCYAILEHASGYPALTIDEARITFKLNTAMFNYMAISDDIQRYMPSIEDRVAPRCAPQAYKEAVLLVDPVEPQFKGEVDDKYQYSLDNKDNTVPGWISGGRTNPAMGFWVITPSIEFKSSGPMKRELTSHVGPTSMAVR, from the exons ATGCTCAACAT GTTGGACGGTTCAGAGTTGAGGGTAGTATCCTCAAGCGAAGAGAAAGTGGAGCTTTCTTTCAGGAGCAACTACAATCCGTCGCTCCCAAACAGCGTCAGGCTAAACATCGATAAGAC GTTTGTGATACTGAAAGGCAGCTCTGGTTTCTACTGCTACGCCATCTTGGAGCACGCCAGCGGCTACCCTGCTCTCACCATCGACGAGGCTCGGATCACCTTCAAGCTCAACACGGCCAT gtTCAACTACATGGCGATCTCAGACGATATACAGAGGTACATGCCCAGCATAGAAGACAGAGTTGCGCCACGTTGCGCTCCACAGGCCTACAAGGAGGCCGTCCTGCTGGTGGACCCCGTGGAGCCACAGTTCAAGGGGGAGGTGGACGACAAGTACCAGTACTCGCTGGACAACAAGGACAACACCGTCCCTGGCTGGATCAGCGGCGGCCGCACCAACCCGGCCATGGGCTTCTGGGTCATCACACCAAGCATCGAGTTCAAGAGCAGCGGCCCCATGAAACGGGAGCTCACCTCCCACGTCGGACCCACCTCCATGGCCGTAAGATAA